A region from the Planctomycetaceae bacterium genome encodes:
- the cysE gene encoding serine O-acetyltransferase, whose translation MSIPTDTMEPATACVWKAIRDKATEHVAREPMLASFLHATVLNHERFEDAVSYHLAGKLQSSTLSGMQLREVIDSAMAADPRIADAIKADISAVRERDPAVNCCLVPLLYLKGVHALASYRIAHWLWNEDRPLLALHLQNRISEVFSADIHPAARIGRGILMDHATSVVIGETAVVEDDVSMLHEVTLGGTGKESGDRHPKVRREVLIGAGAKILGNVEIGEGAKIGAGSVVLSNVRPHCTVAGVPAVVVGRTSSEHPAMDMNHGIDI comes from the coding sequence ATGTCGATCCCGACGGACACCATGGAACCTGCAACCGCCTGCGTCTGGAAGGCCATTCGCGACAAGGCGACCGAACACGTCGCTCGCGAACCGATGCTGGCCAGTTTCCTGCACGCCACAGTGCTGAATCACGAACGCTTTGAAGATGCGGTCAGTTACCATCTGGCCGGAAAGCTGCAGTCCAGCACGCTGTCCGGCATGCAGCTTCGCGAAGTCATCGATTCCGCGATGGCCGCCGATCCGCGGATCGCCGACGCCATTAAAGCCGACATCAGCGCGGTGCGGGAACGCGATCCGGCCGTCAACTGCTGCCTGGTTCCCTTGCTGTATCTGAAGGGAGTCCACGCGCTGGCGTCCTATCGGATCGCTCACTGGCTGTGGAACGAAGATCGTCCGCTGCTGGCTCTGCATCTGCAAAACCGGATCTCCGAAGTGTTTTCCGCAGACATTCATCCGGCGGCCAGAATCGGTCGCGGTATTCTGATGGATCACGCCACGTCTGTTGTGATCGGAGAAACCGCGGTGGTCGAAGATGACGTGTCGATGCTGCATGAAGTCACGCTGGGCGGAACCGGCAAGGAATCCGGCGATCGTCACCCGAAGGTCCGCCGGGAAGTCCTGATCGGCGCCGGAGCCAAGATTCTGGGAAACGTCGAAATCGGCGAAGGAGCCAAGATCGGAGCGGGCAGCGTGGTCCTCAGCAATGTACGACCTCACTGCACGGTCGCAGGAGTCCCCGCTGTTGTCGTCGGAAGAACCAGCTCCGAACACCCCGCGATGGATATGAATCACGGCATCGATATCTGA
- a CDS encoding PLP-dependent transferase yields MPIDLLTSPRSREEHLGLPMPDDRHAVSACLPLWSHNIGYEEGDPAVVDRLQAAYPRFCLHPLVRQVCSKLVTEPGQCGLPFASLRSAKRAVEYAGWHGCPESKLVEFPGQQAWGVVVPEEFQGILKQYWQHAGEIVSSRVAERILLNQPTGSSPTPARDTVRERIARLHGVRANDVFLFSSGMAAVAAAWRAARHLRPATGTCQFGFPYVDTLKIQERFPQASRTFYPLGSAADLESLEQHCRDNLPAAIFCEVPANPLLLTPDLARLQSIARDARALLVIDDTLAACGNIQALPYADMVVTSLTKYFSGYGNVLAGAFVLNGASDQYADLREFVSGTSRKRSVIPTWRCWNSTAAICRTDSGSSTTTQFGWRIF; encoded by the coding sequence ATGCCGATTGATCTGCTTACGTCTCCCCGCAGCCGTGAGGAACATCTTGGACTGCCCATGCCCGACGACCGGCACGCTGTTTCGGCCTGCCTGCCGCTGTGGTCCCACAATATCGGTTACGAAGAAGGCGATCCGGCCGTTGTAGACCGACTGCAGGCCGCTTATCCCCGGTTCTGTCTGCACCCGCTGGTCCGACAGGTATGTTCAAAGCTGGTGACTGAGCCCGGTCAATGCGGACTGCCGTTTGCCTCGCTGCGAAGCGCCAAGCGCGCGGTTGAGTACGCTGGCTGGCACGGCTGCCCGGAATCGAAGCTGGTGGAATTTCCGGGGCAGCAGGCGTGGGGCGTCGTCGTTCCCGAGGAATTCCAGGGCATTCTGAAACAGTATTGGCAGCACGCCGGAGAAATCGTTTCGTCGCGAGTCGCCGAACGAATTCTGCTGAATCAGCCAACCGGTTCTTCACCGACGCCCGCTCGCGACACGGTTCGCGAACGAATCGCCCGACTGCATGGCGTTCGGGCGAACGATGTCTTTCTGTTCTCATCCGGCATGGCAGCGGTCGCGGCGGCATGGCGAGCCGCACGACACCTGCGGCCGGCCACCGGAACGTGTCAATTTGGATTTCCTTACGTCGACACGCTGAAGATTCAGGAACGCTTCCCGCAGGCATCCCGAACTTTCTACCCGCTGGGTTCCGCCGCCGACCTGGAGTCGCTCGAACAGCATTGCCGCGATAATCTGCCGGCGGCCATCTTCTGCGAAGTCCCCGCCAATCCGCTGCTGCTGACTCCCGACCTGGCGCGGCTGCAATCGATTGCACGCGACGCGCGAGCGCTGCTGGTGATCGATGACACTCTGGCGGCGTGCGGCAACATTCAGGCATTGCCGTATGCGGACATGGTCGTCACCAGTCTTACCAAATACTTCAGCGGGTATGGCAATGTTCTTGCCGGAGCATTCGTGCTGAACGGTGCATCGGACCAGTACGCCGACTTACGCGAGTTCGTTTCCGGGACTTCCAGGAAACGCTCAGTGATCCCGACGTGGAGATGCTGGAACTCAACAGCCGCGATCTGTCGCACAGACTCCGGATCATCAACGACAACGCAATTCGGCTGGCGGATTTTCTGA
- a CDS encoding PLP-dependent transferase, whose translation MLELNSRDLSHRLRIINDNAIRLADFLRRHPAVDSVFYPNLTAGSSYERLKSPDGGGGGLLSIVLKQPESTTPAVFDALDVCKGPNLGTNFTLCCPYTLLAHYQELDFAEQCGVSRWLLRISVGTEPYDVLQRGLVKPFAGLRRATESAG comes from the coding sequence ATGCTGGAACTCAACAGCCGCGATCTGTCGCACAGACTCCGGATCATCAACGACAACGCAATTCGGCTGGCGGATTTTCTGAGACGGCATCCGGCCGTTGATTCCGTCTTCTACCCGAACCTGACAGCAGGTTCATCGTATGAACGGCTCAAATCTCCGGACGGTGGCGGCGGCGGACTGCTGTCGATCGTTCTGAAGCAACCGGAATCCACGACTCCCGCAGTCTTCGACGCACTGGACGTCTGCAAGGGGCCGAACCTGGGCACAAACTTCACGCTTTGCTGTCCGTACACGCTGCTGGCGCATTACCAGGAACTGGACTTTGCGGAGCAGTGCGGGGTGTCCCGCTGGCTGCTGCGAATCAGCGTCGGAACCGAACCATACGACGTGCTGCAGCGCGGTTTGGTGAAGCCCTTCGCCGGGCTCCGTCGCGCGACTGAATCTGCCGGGTGA
- a CDS encoding DEAD/DEAH box helicase gives MQALSDTTFEKLGLKPATLKTLEKHNYKVPSPIQAELIPIALTGKDCIGQARTGSGKTAAFMLPALERIDLQLTAVQVLVLAPTRELSEQLVLESKKLCGGRVRMGIAVGGRPIHKQIEALHAGVQVVIGTPGRVIDLLRRGALKLPQLKIAVLDEADRMLDIGFRPDIERILKQCPSERQTLLLSATMPPPVELLARRYMVDPQMVDLSEDHVVVNTIEQFYITVDEDRKRSLLLRVLAQEKPSQAIVFTRTKRGADKLYEAFSRRLKSNRIAVIHGDLPQRKRDQVIKALRAGNLRLLIATDVVGRGIDISGISHIINYDIPEYCDDYVHRVGRTGRLSSDQNGRAITFVTLAQGGELTNIEMRINTVLPQYQLEGFEAFREMKKTRRRVRRFGVT, from the coding sequence TTGCAAGCACTCTCAGATACAACGTTCGAAAAACTCGGCCTGAAGCCGGCCACGCTGAAGACACTGGAGAAGCACAACTACAAGGTTCCGAGCCCGATTCAGGCCGAATTGATCCCGATTGCTCTCACGGGAAAAGACTGCATCGGCCAGGCGCGGACAGGTTCCGGCAAGACGGCCGCGTTCATGCTTCCGGCGCTGGAACGCATTGATCTTCAATTGACGGCGGTCCAGGTATTAGTGCTGGCCCCCACACGGGAACTTAGTGAACAACTGGTTCTGGAGTCGAAAAAACTGTGCGGCGGCCGGGTTCGAATGGGAATCGCCGTCGGCGGTCGTCCGATTCACAAGCAGATTGAGGCACTTCATGCCGGTGTTCAGGTGGTGATTGGCACTCCCGGGCGCGTCATCGACCTGTTGCGGCGGGGCGCTCTGAAGCTTCCGCAACTGAAAATCGCCGTTCTGGATGAAGCCGACCGTATGCTGGATATCGGTTTCCGGCCTGATATCGAACGGATTCTGAAACAGTGCCCGTCGGAACGGCAGACGCTGCTGCTGTCTGCAACGATGCCTCCTCCTGTGGAACTGCTGGCGCGGCGATATATGGTCGATCCGCAGATGGTCGATCTGTCGGAAGACCACGTCGTCGTCAACACGATTGAACAGTTCTATATCACCGTTGACGAAGACCGCAAACGGTCGCTGCTGTTGAGAGTCCTGGCTCAGGAAAAGCCGTCTCAGGCCATCGTCTTCACGCGCACCAAGCGAGGCGCCGACAAACTTTACGAAGCGTTTTCCCGACGGCTGAAGTCGAACCGCATCGCCGTCATTCATGGCGACCTGCCGCAGCGGAAACGGGACCAGGTGATTAAGGCTCTCAGAGCGGGAAACCTGCGGCTGTTGATCGCGACCGACGTCGTGGGCCGCGGGATTGACATCAGCGGCATTTCTCACATCATCAACTACGACATCCCCGAATACTGCGACGATTACGTTCATCGCGTCGGGCGAACGGGAAGGCTGTCGTCAGACCAGAACGGTCGAGCGATCACGTTTGTCACGCTGGCACAGGGCGGGGAGCTGACGAACATCGAGATGCGGATCAACACCGTCCTGCCTCAATATCAGCTTGAAGGTTTCGAGGCGTTTCGTGAAATGAAGAAGACTCGCCGGCGAGTCCGTCGCTTCGGTGTGACATAG